A stretch of the Filimonas lacunae genome encodes the following:
- a CDS encoding helix-turn-helix domain-containing protein has product MRLIDYLDILVFAGSIQGIITGILLRYAKPRRLSNRLLAVTVWLIALPGIHLCAHHVHFFDGSLATDWMHALVPWVAIMALGPLIYFYIRSVHEPAFVFKREYWRHFLPAGLDLVPKIVEILFLVNLVPVAWMHGREQLIGFLDTYNKYADLPRWLSLAYYIYLSGKYIRQVAPDSSAATWTKHFVVAMQLFVLVWFVYLVPYLIPAFSVVLAKRVGWFPVYIPLAVLIYWIGIAGYRHMLSIAYEVKPKVAEPGYARELLVQTAEKLTACMEADKLYLNPELDVAGLAQAIGVPAKLISATFNQHLNSNFSQFVNEYRVAAFQQKLQQPEAGELTLAGLAASCGFSSQATFQRIFKQLTGVTPAAYRKAGVQQPEEASNNAQIRI; this is encoded by the coding sequence ATGCGCCTGATCGATTATTTAGATATACTGGTATTCGCCGGCTCTATCCAGGGAATTATTACCGGAATTCTTTTGCGCTATGCAAAGCCGCGTCGTTTATCTAACCGGTTGCTGGCGGTAACGGTATGGTTGATTGCTCTACCGGGTATTCATTTATGCGCCCACCATGTACATTTCTTTGATGGCTCTCTGGCTACAGACTGGATGCATGCACTTGTGCCCTGGGTGGCTATTATGGCATTAGGGCCACTTATTTACTTTTATATCCGCTCTGTTCATGAACCTGCTTTTGTATTCAAACGAGAATATTGGCGGCATTTTCTGCCGGCTGGCTTAGACCTGGTTCCTAAAATAGTAGAAATACTGTTTTTAGTAAACCTGGTTCCTGTGGCGTGGATGCATGGGCGGGAGCAGTTGATTGGCTTTCTTGATACGTATAATAAATATGCGGACTTGCCACGCTGGTTATCATTGGCTTATTATATATACCTCTCTGGTAAATATATCAGGCAGGTAGCCCCGGATAGCAGTGCAGCTACCTGGACAAAGCATTTTGTTGTTGCTATGCAGCTGTTTGTGCTGGTTTGGTTTGTTTACCTGGTGCCTTATTTAATACCAGCCTTCTCGGTAGTGCTGGCGAAAAGAGTAGGTTGGTTTCCGGTATATATTCCATTAGCAGTGTTGATTTACTGGATTGGTATAGCCGGATACAGGCATATGCTTTCAATCGCTTATGAGGTGAAACCAAAAGTAGCCGAACCCGGGTATGCCCGCGAGTTGCTGGTACAAACAGCAGAAAAGCTAACCGCCTGTATGGAAGCGGATAAATTGTACCTGAATCCCGAACTGGACGTGGCAGGTTTGGCGCAGGCAATTGGCGTACCGGCAAAGTTAATTTCGGCTACATTCAATCAGCACCTCAACAGTAATTTCAGCCAGTTTGTAAACGAATACCGGGTGGCAGCGTTTCAACAAAAATTGCAGCAGCCCGAAGCGGGGGAGTTAACCCTGGCAGGACTGGCTGCTTCCTGTGGTTTTTCTTCCCAGGCTACTTTCCAACGTATCTTTAAACAGCTGACAGGGGTTACGCCGGCTGCATACCGGAAAGCCGGAGTGCAGCAGCCCGAAGAAGCATCCAATAATGCTCAAATCCGGATTTGA